The Fusarium musae strain F31 chromosome 10, whole genome shotgun sequence DNA window CATCACTCTCGTCCTCGCTATGGCTGGTCGCGAAAGCCTGTTCGTCGTCTTCCAGAACTTTGTCAGTCTTATGGGATACTGGGTCATGCTCATGATCTGTATCGTCATGGAGGAACATTGGTTCTTCCGAGGTCGCCAGGGATTTGATTGGACTGCCTGGGAGGATAAGAACTATCTTCCCGTTGGtcttgctgctcttgcaAGCTTTATCATCGGTTGGGTTGGTGCTATTGTCGGTATGTCCCAGGTTTGGTATGTCGGTCCCGTTTCCAAAGCTGCTTCCAATGCGGATTTGGGAATGTGGCTGGGTTGCGGATTCGCTATTATTGTCTTCCCTGTCTTGCGATACTTTGAGCTCAAGACTTATAAGCGATAAAGGAGACGTCTGCACACGGGGTATTTGAAAGAGATAAAATTTGTAACTGGATTACTCCAAATCTCATAAGTATATCAACATCGAGACAGTTGCTCTGTATTCATTTCAGCTAGAATCTGAAATCTGTTGCAGTTGCCCGACTCAACTGGCGTTCGAACTGCTAAATCCTTCCCGTGAACTCACATCAGCGGCTGCCTTTTGGGACTTTGGGTTTGGATGTCTCCCGAAACGACTTGACATTGAGTACTGACGAACGCTCATATGAAGCTTGAAAGTGTCGAGAGCCTGGGTTTATGTCCTCCTGGAACATGCTGCCTGCGTCTTCCTCTTGACTTGCCATTCAAATCGAAATATCATTAAGATACAGATCAATGAAGCCTCGTTTAGAACCAGATAGCATGGCCTTTTCGTTCATAGTTTGATCTTGTCTTTCGGCCATAGCATTGATTGTTGTTTGTCTTAACGCCGAAATGTTGCCCCTACGAACCGGCCAATCATGGTGGGCATTGAAGTTATCGCCGAATTCCACTTGCGTCACTTCCATCGGCGTTCAGCAAGCACCAAACAGGGAACTAGAAGCATTAAAGTGCCAAGACTCCAGTCAGCCATGTATAAATGAGTGTCGAAATGCAATCGAAATTGCTGACTTGATCATTTTACCTCAAATTCTCATCCGATTCATAACCATGGAGACTCAACGAAATTTCCAAACCCTCACAGGCAAAGTTGCCATCATCACAGGCGCTTCCCGAGGCCTAGGAGCAGGCTTTGCGTATGAGCTTGCAAAAAGAGGTGCAAAGGTGACAAAGTTACTCAGTCTCGTCAAGAAGCATTACTGAGCATGGCAGGTCGTCGCTACATACACTTCTCCAAGCAGCGAAAAGCTAGTGAAGGAGTTGTCCGCCAAAATCGCGTCGCTCGACCCTCCATCAGAGTGCATTGGTGTCAAAGCAGATCTTAAGGATGAGTCGTCGCCCGCCGAGATCGTCCGACAAGCAGTCGCCGCATTCGGTCCTCAAATCCATGTACTCGTCAACAACGCGGGCATGGAAGTCGTCAAATCTCATGCCGACATCACTACATCCGACTTTGACTCAATCTTCTATCTCAACGTTCGcgctcctctcctcctcctccaagccGTGAAACCTTATCTTCCCTTGTCCGGCGGTGGtcgcatcatcaacatctcatcAGTAGGCGCCCGTTGCGGCTTCAAGAGCCTCTC harbors:
- a CDS encoding hypothetical protein (EggNog:ENOG41), coding for METQRNFQTLTGKVAIITGASRGLGAGFAYELAKRGAKVVATYTSPSSEKLVKELSAKIASLDPPSECIGVKADLKDESSPAEIVRQAVAAFGPQIHVLVNNAGMEVVKSHADITTSDFDSIFYLNVRAPLLLLQAVKPYLPLSGGGRIINISSVGARCGFKSLSLYCASKAALEGLTRSWAAELGEEGHTVNTVNPGPVQSDLLDNIPKEIIDMQKKQTAAGNRLGEVDDVAQIVAWLASEESRWITGQALSASGGLEMY